One segment of Drosophila ananassae strain 14024-0371.13 chromosome 3R, ASM1763931v2, whole genome shotgun sequence DNA contains the following:
- the LOC6497768 gene encoding uncharacterized protein LOC6497768 encodes MASCDVQSTPSQEELKQKETIKNVKNSEERDQAKVSSQDEMTAAVALAAAVAIDTDLSPTSEGEVRSVSSATKMTKIPGPVLPGPSGSFIQTTRRHYSSVLRLAKSHTSVESAKDLEHHQDHSTSGGQNTTDDSGINMEFSMIDIEPSCSGETGPILQTILEAIPTTTSELELERAEQQTLKELQRVVAEMEAEVALDDQDDMQQSHSDGEPIFEVLPDVEPPVEEVHQEVFKNTLGYAELKSLHEPDPGTAEESLKESWKLEEFKPKQDLFELLGSETSSEKPTTSGGGAVSKSFMEEQLQKSVEESIVDPCLERAKQLLAELQVAMRAAPETDEEKFRRENLENFDPASPAGFLGQKFPHQVQADATGVATTASTEIADEDLSATSEVALVGRPSQVSHMDGSVGSDRRMVRLEELLDAERNVELLRQLLQGGTDVDDAASDMVTDTEADSEETDSKAEEEDDDEDENENEIINDNGDEEASEDREEAMLQASSESGKPSSFLFTMVQRLAGNKMAQLSYPLLFCGLAFSLIYLSRKV; translated from the coding sequence ATGGCCAGCTGCGATGTGCAGTCTACTCCCTCCCAGGAGGAGTTAAAGCAAAAAGAAACAATCAAGAATGTTAAAAATTCGGAGGAACGTGATCAAGCCAAAGTCAGTTCCCAAGATGAAATGACTGCGGCTGTGGCTTTGGCTGCAGCGGTGGCCATTGATACGGATCTGTCGCCCACGTCGGAGGGTGAAGTGCGATCTGTCAGCTCTGCcacaaaaatgaccaaaattcCGGGTCCGGTTTTGCCGGGACCCAGCGGAAGTTTTATCCAGACTACTCGACGCCACTACAGCAGCGTGCTGCGCCTTGCCAAGAGCCATACCTCGGTGGAAAGTGCAAAAGATCTAGAACACCATCAGGATCACAGCACTAGTGGCGGCCAGAACACCACTGATGATTCCGGCATAAACATGGAGTTTTCAATGATTGACATCGAGCCGTCGTGCTCTGGTGAAACGGGTCCCATACTGCAGACGATTTTAGAAGCGATTCCGACCACCACCAGtgaactggaactggagcGGGCCGAGCAGCAAACTCTTAAGGAACTTCAACGTGTGGTCGCCGAAATGGAGGCTGAAGTGGCCCTGGACGATCAGGACGATATGCAGCAATCGCACTCGGATGGGGAACCAATCTTCGAGGTACTTCCAGATGTGGAGCCGCCAGTCGAAGAGGTCCACCAGGAGGTTTTCAAGAACACATTGGGATATGCGGAGCTCAAGTCGCTGCACGAGCCGGATCCTGGAACAGCCGAGGAGTCATTGAAGGAATCATGGAAGTTAGAGGAGTTCAAGCCAAAGCAGGACTTGTTTGAGCTGTTGGGCTCTGAGACTTCCAGCGAGAAACCAACGACctctggaggaggagcagTTTCAAAATCCTTTATGGAGGAGCAGTTACAAAAGTCGGTGGAGGAGTCGATTGTGGATCCCTGCCTGGAGCGGGCAAAACAGCTACTGGCTGAACTGCAAGTAGCTATGCGGGCAGCACCCGAAACCGATGAAGAGAAGTTCAGACGTGAAAATCTGGAAAATTTTGATCCTGCAAGCCCAGCGGGATTCCTGGGCCAGAAGTTTCCGCACCAGGTACAGGCAGATGCAACAGGAGTGGCGACAACGGCATCGACAGAGATCGCGGATGAGGACCTCTCCGCGACCTCGGAGGTGGCCTTGGTGGGGCGCCCGTCGCAGGTCAGCCATATGGATGGATCAGTGGGCAGTGACCGCCGGATGGTGCGTCTGGAGGAGCTGCTCGATGCCGAACGGAATGTGGAGCTGCTGCGTCAGTTACTCCAGGGTGGAACCGATGTGGATGATGCGGCATCCGATATGGTTACCGACACGGAGGCGGACAGTGAAGAGACGGATTCTAAAGCAGAGGAAGAGGATGACGACGAggacgaaaacgaaaatgaaattataaacGACAACGGGGACGAGGAGGCATCTGAAGACAGGGAAGAGGCAATGCTGCAGGCTTCATCCGAATCTGGAAAGCCGTCGAGCTTCCTCTTCACCATGGTGCAGCGTCTCGCAGGGAATAAAATGGCCCAACTCAGCTATCCC